In Pseudomonas lalkuanensis, the following are encoded in one genomic region:
- a CDS encoding hydroxyisourate hydrolase, whose amino-acid sequence MNGGISIHVVDVASGSVAEGLEVRLERLEGADRELVCAGRIGGNGLLTELAGLAERCRPGVYEARLRVADFYRARGMQLPEPPFLDELAYRFGIGEAAQHYHLPFKLTAWGVSCFRGGA is encoded by the coding sequence ATGAATGGCGGCATCTCCATCCACGTGGTGGACGTGGCCAGCGGCAGCGTGGCCGAAGGGCTGGAGGTGCGCCTGGAGCGGCTGGAGGGCGCGGACCGCGAGCTGGTCTGCGCCGGCCGCATCGGCGGTAACGGCCTGCTCACCGAGCTGGCGGGGCTGGCCGAGCGCTGCCGTCCCGGCGTCTACGAAGCCCGACTGCGAGTGGCGGATTTCTACCGCGCGCGGGGGATGCAACTGCCGGAACCACCGTTCCTCGATGAACTGGCCTACCGCTTCGGCATCGGTGAGGCCGCCCAGCACTACCACCTGCCGTTCAAGCTCACTGCCTGGGGTGTTTCCTGTTTCCGTGGCGGCGCCTGA